In the genome of Augochlora pura isolate Apur16 unplaced genomic scaffold, APUR_v2.2.1 APUR_unplaced_3931, whole genome shotgun sequence, one region contains:
- the LOC144477804 gene encoding uncharacterized protein LOC144477804 — MPDDILSISEAPIFDNRITKIELHTYNPYANTAFGNSDAIRIPIQHQDLYTLPCKSFLYVEGKLSKQPGGSTDDWVLLLNNAIAFMFDEIRYELNGVEIDRSRNPGITTIMKNYVSLNATKSNVLSNGGWMYKNDDKWRQNHTATSANKLNFNFCESMNALLGFCEDYKRVVINARHELILIRARNDANALGSMSDNVKPVLDLHKIQWRMPHVALDEIYKLSLMHILENEISLSMSFRSWELYEYPMLQTTTKHTWAIKTAPQMEKPRYVIFALQTDRKNDLKQNPTHFDSCSLSNFRLYLNSEIYPYDDLNVDFEKSKYTLLYDMYAKFQESYYGKDEVLLDTMDFLIRMSKGCSTFDDCILPDDT; from the coding sequence ATGCCCGACGATATTTTAAGCATCTCCGAGGCACCAATCTTTGACAATCGAATAACTAAGATCGAGCTGCACACATACAACCCATATGCAAACACAGCGTTTGGGAACAGCGATGCGATAAGAATACCCATTCAACATCAAGACTTGTACACTCTTCCATGTAAAAGCTTCCTCTACGTGGAAGGAAAACTCAGCAAACAGCCGGGTGGATCGACCGACGACTGGGTGCTTCTCCTTAACAATGCGATAGCATTCATGTTCGATGAGATACGCTACGAACTGAACGGGGTGGAAATCGATCGGTCTAGAAATCCTGGTATAACAACAATCATGAAGAATTACGTCAGTCTGAATGCGACAAAGAGCAACGTGTTGTCCAACGGAGGCTGGATGTACAAAAACGATGATAAATGGAGACAAAATCACACCGCGACGTCCGCGAACAAACTAAATTTCAACTTTTGCGAGTCTATGAATGCATTGCTGGGCTTCTGCGAAGATTACAAACGAGTTGTAATAAATGCACGGCACGAATTGATCTTGATTCGCGCACGCAACGACGCTAACGCGTTAGGAAGCATGTCCGACAATGTGAAACCTGTCCTGGAtctgcataaaattcaatggCGAATGCCACATGTTGCTTTGGATGAAATATACAAGTTGTCGCTGATGCATATTCTGGAGAATGAAATATCACTCAGTATGAGTTTCCGTTCGTGGGAACTGTACGAATATCCGATGCTGCAAACAACCACGAAGCATACTTGGGCGATAAAAACGGCTCCGCAAATGGAAAAACCGAGATATGTGATATTCGCGTTACAAACCGACCGGAAAAACGATCTGAAGCAAAACCCCACGCACTTCGATTCGTGCTCGTTATCGAACTTTAGACTTTACTTGAACTCAGAAATCTATCCCTACGATGACTTAAATGTCGATTTCGAGAAAAGTAAATATACGTTGCTCTACGACATGTACGCGAAATTTCAAGAGTCCTACTATGGAAAGGATGAGGTCTTGCTTGATACGATGGACTTTCTAATTCGAATGTCGAAAGGATGTTCCACCTTCGACGACTGCATACTGCCTGATGATACATGA